The sequence below is a genomic window from Gossypium hirsutum isolate 1008001.06 chromosome A11, Gossypium_hirsutum_v2.1, whole genome shotgun sequence.
ATATTAAGACCATTGCTGGACTATGGCATTAATGTaaatgatgaattgacagataaaaccataactgggttatgacacTATGGACCATGGCAATGATTaaatataagaccatagctgggctatggcattctgatgataagactaTAACTGGGTTATGACACTATGAATGTAAGATCATGGCAGGACCATAGCaatacatgtgtaagaccatagttggactatggcataaaGAATATGATATACTCACATCTGTAAGTCGTTCCTTGATTCAGTAAGAATTGACAAAAGACTTATGTGAatgaattgaaaaatatattgattaatAATGTTATTGATCTGATGGAAGTATGTTCATTGATTTATGTTGTGCTTGACAGGGagaatgtatgatttatttacaatttagtttattatattaagttcggTAAGATCAATGTTAACCTAATAAAATtgctaagcttcattaagcttacatGTGTTGTTTAAATATTCTTTGTAGATTTTCAATAAGTTCAGAGGATCAGATCAACACATCGGGTCACACTATCCAAATTGCTCCGGTAGATTTTTGTTGTACATTTTatggtttatatgacatgtatagggttggtgtggaaaaataattaaatttgaagcATGGTTGTGaatgacacacacacacacacacacacacacatatatatatgttagtatgcaTGTATTTAGTAATAGATTTTAGTAAATCAATGAATAAAGTTATTTTGGTAAGTTTAGGTTATTGAGTTTGTGatgttatattatgtttaaaaacataatttttggcTTGTGTTGATTGTTTGATTGGGGCTATTTGATGTATTGAAATATTGTATGTAGGTTGATGTCAAAAacggtgagaaaagtggccttaaaatgacatattttcgtccacacgggtagagacacgggcgtgtagtctggcCGTGTGTTCTGTgcaccttaaaatttcaaaatagaatgcccaggtttttacacacagcctagcacacaaacgtgtggcttggccgcgtgacccaagttagtagctACCCTAATTTGAACACGGACTGGGATATGATCGTGTGCCTCACATCTAATGCCCATACGGCCTAAGGCAAGGGAGTGTCACCAGGCTGTGTGAGCCATACGGGcttgtattttgggcctcgagggcctaTCTAAGGAACAATATGAGTATAATATGAGTGATTCTTGATCTGTATAATAAAGATGATGAAATATTCTCAAATCAGTTTGTAAAAtgtagtaatgctccgtaactctattccggcaatggataaggattaggggtgttacaaactcttGATTtctctctttaaaaaaaactcttttttttttaaaaattaatttctataattCTGCTACTAGTGCCATTTCATTGGttatcttgatttcatttagAATAACAACATCATTTTTGGTCGTTTCTTTATCAAGGTTTTGACGTGGCATTGGGTTACGTCGAGACTTCTGTTCAACGAGCATCCATGGCCCAAAGGCCTTCGTCGGCTCCGCTACCTTGTTCTTCTCCGATGAGGCTATCGTTGCCACATCCGTACCTATCTCAATGTCATTTGCTACGCCAGAACTAGGACATAAATTCTACAAATGGTCGAACTTGCCATAGGAGAAACATACTGATGGAAGTGATTCAAACACGACCCTCTGAACCATATCGTTGACTAGGATCTGAGAGACCAAGGGCTTTCCCAAGTCAATACACACTACCATCTAGGCAAATTTCCCTCTTATCACCCTTATTCGTTTGAAAATCCAGTTTAGTAACTTTACCTATCAAACTTCTGATTTCCTCCAAGATACGCTGTTTATGAAGATAACCAGATAGACCAGGTAGCTGAACCCAAACCATAATGTTGCTGGGAAAGGCTTGAAGGGGTTAAATTTTGGAGTCCATAGTTGTTTCGTGAGATACTACCCAAGAACGATCctataagataattacatgtaaaaaataataaaatgaataaataatacatcaaattgaaaaataactcttaatttaaagaaaaaaaagatttaacTCAATAGAAAAACCTCTCAGTAAATAAACGTATAAAAGATTGAGacattttgaaaaagaaagaaagattgaaaccttaactttattcattaaatatattagaaaacacaaattaaaaaaagaagaagcaaaattTGATAGCAAAAAAAGactaaaaaatacaattaggatcattttgataaaacatacaaacattaatgatcaaatttatcattaaaccttaaaaaaaaaaaaaaacatccagTGAGACTCAAACTATATTTATCCTATCGTTCCATTTTGTAATTCCGCCGTTCCCCCCTTCTTTAAAGCTTCATAAGtttatttctctttatttatttatttatttatcaatttccaccatttatcATTTGATTGATGACACCTGTCTATTCCCACCTCGCATGTGAATACAATAATAATGCATAACaagtcaaaaaaattaacaactcGTATTTCTTTCTATAAACAACCATATATGATATGTTcaatattaaatttcatatataccATATTTAGCTTTATTACCTTATTAATTTTACCATCTCTTAAAAAAAATACCATCAcaagttaattaataattatcaCACTGAGGGAATGAAATTactattaaaatcatatttacaaaaaataaagaaatatactATTTATGAATAACCTCTTCTtagacaaaaataataaaaagacaaaatgTCTTAATATTGGtatttattagtttaattaaaaattattttaaagtaatATTTCCAATGGAAATGATTTCGAATTGAtttgtaaattataattatattttttaattactgATATAAAATTGATTATTATCGGCTATAATTGACAGGGCAGGGCggaaattgttaaaaaatataaagaaagatGGTACATGTGGTGTTGATTTACGAGTAAAGAATCGGGTGCGTCAAtttttatttatgtgaatattgtttcaagtacttttttttatcttaatgtCAATGCAATCATATAGGATTTTGTCAGTTCaactcttttttcatttttttttggttgTATTGCTTCTCTCTGGAttttggcctctccttttctctGCAAAGTACAACAATTAAACTCTGCTCTCAGGATTCACTGAACAAATCTGTGTTTCTTTTCCACCCCCAAGGACTAGGAAAGGCAAGGGTATGTTTTTTGCCCCCTctcttttctttatgttttctgTGTTAGTATCTCATGTATGATGAGCTTTTTTTGAAAGTCCAGATATGAGAAATGAATTGGGTGTTTCTTTTGgggatttggttttgaaaattgagttctggaatgaatatatatatatattaccattTTCATGATCGGAGTGCAGGTAAAATAAGGAAAGAGAAGTGTTTGTTAAATAATAGTGATGGACCAAGAAAATAAAGTAGCGAATGAGGAAGGTGATATTGAATGCTACTACGGGAAGGACATGGAGGATAGGATCTACAGTCAACCCCTGTTGACTAAGAGACACAACACCACATCCCAGATCGCTATTGTGGGTGCCAATGCTTGTCCCGTTGAGAGCCTTGATTATGAGTAAGCTCTAAGTCCTCAGCTTTATGATCTAAGCGCTGTACCTATCTCTCTTGCTATACACGCTCGGATTGTGTTTCTttgttgatgtttttttttttttggtaatcaACGGTCAGCAATGCTAATAGTGATGCAATTTGTTGCAAAAGAGTGACATGCTTTGATTTATAGCAGCCTCAAGTACCGTGATGAAAAGATCAACTATGATCTTGTTGTCTTTGCTACTTGTTCAATCGTGTGTGTGTGTTTATGTATTGGTATTGATTGCTACTACTCCAGACATTAACATTcttaaaaaatatgtaattttactACTTTTTTATGGATTAGTTATGTTTAAATTGTTGTTGAATAATTTGTCTTAGCTACCaatctttgttttatatatatatatttgtttgaacAGGATTATAGAAAATGAATTATTCAAGCAGGACTGGAGATCAAGGAGGACGATCCAAATATTTCAGTATGTTCTGCTTAAATGGGCATTTGCACTTATTATAGGCCTCGGCACTGGACTTGTTGGGATCTTTAACAATATAGCAGTTGAGAATATTTCTGGGTTCAAGCTGCTAATGACCACAAAACTCATGCTCGAGCACAAGTAAGCCAGCTTTACTATTGCTGCAACTTCTAAATTTTTCTAAGTAATAAGCCTTGATTCCTTAGCCATTTTGTGAATTGCTTATGCTATCTTGTAATTTTGTTCTGCTTTCTCGCTTTCTGGGGAATACTGATCATTGATCCATTCACAGCCCGTAATGCTTTCTACTTGGACAATTAGATTATTTACATTTTTCTGTCAGGCAAATTCAGATCTGCAAATGACCAAAGTGATCCAAAACTACTCCTTAACTTCTAGTTttgcatattttggtttttcttcacATCACTACCTTGCATATGTATGATGACATCCTCATATGTTCTTAAATATCAGAAAATGCTACACTAATGTGAAAACTTGTTATTATTTGACCACTGGAACTGCCTTGAATATGTATGATGAAATCCTCATATGGTCTTGAAACCTCTAATTAGATGTTAGTAGTTATTACTTTTTCCAGTTTATAGTTAAACCAGCAGATTAGTTTAGTTATTTATCAGTGTTCTAAAGTTCAACATATTTCGGTTTTTCATGTAAGTcagatttttgaaaatatttgtgGCTCTATCATTGGAAGAGGATAATTGAACTTCATCTTTAAGAttgaaaaagaagaggaaaaagtgGGAAAAAGTTTCCTCCATATAACAAGACTAAGAAGAACTAATGGACTTCATGAATGCTTTTTCTTTCAAGGCAGGCATTTCATGTACCTTGTTGATATATTTAAGACACGAGAGAATCTAGCTAATACTGTGGCACCATCAAAGTTatttggttttgagataattggGATCAGGAATGGTTGGTCATTAGCAGAGATTGGTGGTTAAAGGTAATTACAAATTGGTTTCATAATTTCATGGATGGTTCATGTTAAAGTGGTTATCAGCTGGAGTAAGAATAGGTTTAGCAGCCATTACAGCACTAGTCCTGATGCATGTGCGTGAAGAACTGGCTGTAAGTAGTTTCAATGCTGGAAAACTAGTTGGGATGTAGTAgttgaaaatggatttagccaaACATAGAATAGCACGGTTGCTTCGCATGTCcactattttctaattttcttcTTGAGTTCAAattcataaattgcataataGTCTTTAATTTCTAGCAATTATTTCAGATTGATctgcatttttatattttcaagtgTAATCAACTTATTGAAAACTTACAGTTTGATCAATTTTAGTACGGGTCTAATGTGGTTAGTGTTAGACTTTTAGGTGGGATTTACTTGACAGTCCCACACGATAACTAAGACATATAATGATCCAGTGCAGATACTACAAGGCTTTTGCAGCTTTAGCTGGTTGCAATTTAGCTCTGGCAGCAGCAGCTGCAGCTCTTTGTGCTTATATTGCTCCAGCAGCAGCAGGTTCTGGTATTCCTGAAGTGAAAGCCTATCTCAATGGCGTGGATGCTCATTCGATACTGGCTCCAAGTACTCTCTTTGTAAAGGTGAATGGCATTGGTAGTTTAAACAATATTTAGCAAGCTTCTTTTGCCTTTTATCCTTAACATTGCCTCCTGTGCTTTTGATACTGGTTTGCAACTTTTGTATATATCAATGACTACTGAATTGTTTACTACTCATGTGAACATAGTCTTGGATTGTAGGGACacacatttttaatatttatgtttattgATTGAAGTTGAACCTGTTTtctgtatgtttttttttttaatataatttcatttcttaTTGCATATCTGGCAGATTTTTGGTTCGATCCTATGTGTATCTGCTGGATTTGTTGTCGGCAAAGAAGGGCCTATGGTTCATACAGGTGCTTGCATAGCTTCTTTAATTGGACAGGGAGGTTCGCGAAAATACCATTTGACTTGGAGATGgcttaaatatttcaaaaatgatCGTGATAGGCGGGACCTGATTACTTGTGGAGCTGCTGCTGGTGTGGCTTCCGCCTTTCGTGCTCCAGTTGGCGGTGTACTCTTTGCCCTTGAAGAGGCAGCATCATGGTACCCCCTATTTCTCTGACTAATGAGTTTTTTTGTTACAgctcctctcttttcccttgttttctcTTGCAGACTCTCATAATGCTGGTAGATTTTTACATATGGCATGAAAGATAATTCATAACATTACTGAGAAGATTGTTTTCCATGCTAGTCATGCTGTGTAACTTTTTCTAGTTTTATTTATTCAACTTGCAAGACTTGAAATACTTGATATCTCTACTAAATGAAGCAGTCATTCTGCATAATTGTTTGGAAGCCTGGTATTAGATTGCATGTTGACATAGAAACTCAGAAGTGTGTGAATCACAATGATTGACTGAAATGTTACTTGAATATTTAGTGATTTCATTCTTATTTCTTGATGCTTAGTTGAACACGTTGCATTTCATGTTGAGTACATTACATACATGTCCTATCATGATGTgtgtttttccttttcttatcCATAGGTGGAGGAGTGCACTTCTTTGGAGAACCTTTTTCACAACAGCAGTAGTTGCTATAGTTTTGAGAGCTTTCATACAATTATGCTCTACTGGAACTTGTGGTTTGTTTGGGGAAGGAGGACTAATTATGTATGATGTCAGTGCGGCCAAAGTGGCATATAGCGTGCCAGATATTCTTGCTGTGATACTTCTAGGAGTTATTGGAGGCATTTTTGGAAGCTTATATAACTATCTTGTGGATAAGGTCCTTCGCACTTACAGCATCATTAATGAGTATGTACTGCAATCAATCTATCATACTTCCTGGTATACTCAAGCATAAGTAGTTTGGTAATACTATTATTATCAGTAACATGacaacattaataatatatgCTTACTAGTAATAACTAGTTTGcttctcttctatttttttttaaaaaaaaaaaagcaaatttcTGTTGTCCCTCATGTGACAGCCCTATACTATTTAATTTGATTAACACACTGGTAAAGGTTCTACAGTAGCAGTTTCTAGTGAATAAAAATTTACCTTTGTGCTACATTTGATGAATCCTATAGCCTAAGTTGTTCACCTGTTTCTGCAGAAAAGGACCTGCTGTTAAGATCCTACTTGTTGTTACCATCTCCCTGTTAACATCAATCTGTTCCTATGGATTGCCATGGTTTGCTACATGCATCCCTTGCCCCATTGACACGACTGAAAGCTGCCCCAACACTGATCTATCTGGAAACTATAAAAGCTTTCAATGTCCACCAAATCATTACAATGATCTGGCCTCCCTCTTTCTAAATACTAATGATGATGCTATCCGTAACCTATTGAGTACCAGTACTACGAAAGAATTTCATATCTcctcccttttcattttcttcattGCTATTTACTGCCTTGGTGTTATCACTTATGGGATAGCTATCCCCTCTGGGCTCTTCATTCCTGTCATATTGGCTGGAGCTGGCTATGGCCGCCTTATTGGTAGACTATTTGATCCGATCACTAAACTCGATGTTGGTCTGTTTGCCCTCCTTGGGGCAGCTTCTTTTCTTGGTGGCACTATGAGAATGACAGTTTCCTTGTGTGTTATACTGCTTGAGCTCACTAATGATCTGTTGCTGCTTCCACTTGTCATGCTGGTTCTCCTTATCTCGAAAACTGTGGGTGATATGTTCAACCATGGGGTCTATGACCAAATAGTAAAACTAAAAGGATTGCCATACATGGAGGCTCATGCAGAACCGTACATGAAACATTTAGTTGCTCGAGATGTTGTTTCTGGTCCTTTAATCACCTTTTCTGGTGTTGAGAAGGTCGGAAACATATTACATGCTTTGAAAACTACAGGGCATAACGGGTTCCCTGTTATTGATGAACCACCTTTCGCAGATGCTCCCGAGTTGTGTGGGCTTGTTCTAAGATCTCATTTACTTGTTTTACTTAAAGGAAAGATATTTTCATGGGATAGGGTACTTTCAGGAGATGAGGTAGTACGTAGAATCTCCAAATTTGACTTCGCCAAGGCAGGGTCAGGAAAGGGAGTCAAACTAGAGGATCTTGATATCAAAGACGAGGAAATGGACATGTATGTTGATCTCCATCCAATCACCAATACATCACCGTACACAGTGGTTGAGACCATGTCACTTGCCAAAGCTGCAGTTCTCTTCCGTCAGCTAGGTCTCCGGCACATGTGTGTGGTACCAAAGAGTCAGGGGGTAAGTCTCTCTTGCTCTCTATATGTTTTTGCTGCATGTCAGCCTTTTTGCTTCAAATAATACATTTTGGTAAGAACTAAAAGCTTCCTTCCTGGAATTAGGAGGATCAATAACTCGAACTAGTTAGTTAGCCAATCTTAcctcttatatatatacatgcaggCAATTTCATCTTAACTTTCCGCTATTTATCTGATAAATGCAGAGGCCTCCAATTGTTGGAATTCTGACCCGGCACGACTTCCTGCCGGAGCATATATTGGGACTGTACCCTCACATCAGGCTTCGGAAATGAGGATTAATGAGCTATATGGTTGGTGTATGTTTGGTTCCTATGTAAGCTGGCATCCATGGCCATTATGGAACTTGTTGAAGAGACATTCTGTGGATATTTTTCAGAGAGACAGGCTTTAAGCCTGAACACTTCCCCCCTAAAagtgtttatttatattatcttcatttcttttccctttttgagCATGTGTGGTTTATACATACTACAGAGTTTTGTGGCAGCAATTAAACTAAATTGCCTTGAAGTTTGTTGATTCAGAATGTACAAAACGAAGGGGTTGGAATAAATAGGCTATTTTTTTTAATCTCTTTTgataagatttatttattttggaatatgttcgaAAGAGTTATATCCATCGTTCTACAAACATTTATCCATGGAGTTTAACAAGTTTTAGTATCAGTGAAGAGGATAATTTTTAATGCATAATCGGTGTTATATTAATCTAAACTTTTAGAAATTTCAAACAAACGAACTTTATGCAACATTGGAGTTGGGCTTCAGAATTGATCTGTTAGGTGTATTTGTTGTGCTTTtcttagttcttttttttttctttcaagaaAATGCATTGGATCATTATTAGTATTAAATTCTAAAGAGGTATTAATGACTTAATATAAAATATGCTATgtaccaaaaatatataaaatatattgaatcaagtttttaaaagttttatgaaTATACTTAACGCAAACATAGTTGGGAAAAGATTAAAAagatattatcttttaaaattatttttacataaattaataaaatctcACAATAAGATttcaactaaaactttatttagaatGTACCATAATTTAGTAATGTTAGTGAGGTTTTGAAAAcctataatttctttttttttaattacaagtatctttatttgatttaattttttaaagtagtTTTATTTAGCTTGTGAGAACTTTGAAATCCCAAGTTCCAGTTTGATTATGTGAATTTTCATtccaaattttattgatataggtatttaaatgtgtattattgatatttgtaattgtataatagttatatttagaattttaaaaaagaaggattaactctttatttatttgtgttttgtcTTGAATAGAGTGGTGATTAAAATTCTTATTAAACACTCGTTTGATATGGGTTCGAACTGTGTTACTCCTATCCCGTATtcctaatattatataaaaactcCTTATTTATTGGTCAAAACAAAATATTCTCATCAATTTTAACGCAAGCaaatttgtttctttgttttatttttcacaaCTCACATATCACTCCGCAAATTATTGTGGACGCACATTACAACATACAATATATTTGCAATTCGATCTCATACAATTGTTTTTTGAGTCAGACCAATGGCTGAACCGATCAAGTGACCAATTTGTCAGTCCGACTTttccaattaaaaatcattttaaaaaaactcaattcaattataggttcaataaattttttaatcgaTTTATTCGATCTGTACCAGTTGGTTATTCAACCAATCCAATTTGATTCGGGTTCCTAATAAGCAAatcttttttatacaatttttagtaTACTTAGGTTCCTAAAACTTAGTATACTTATTatgtaagcatatatatatagatatagatatagatataaaaTATGATTTGATGATAATAAAGTTGGATATAAAAAATGGAGAAGCtggaaaagatgaaaagaaacgCTCTCCGAAAACAGCCTCAACTAACCGACTGAGCAAGCCATAAAGGATTCGACAAAAGGACAAGAAACTGCTGGAAAACTGCAAAGGAGTCGATAAATGAGCATCATCAtcatctctctcttttttctttttcaattgatCATTGCTGATTCAAAAGCCGTTTTAACTTTTAAAACACAATCAGCATCATCGTCTCCATCTCATTCACCGCTGAATTATCTTTATATTCACACAATTGCTGCACTGGAGAAATATATAAAACCCAGAGATGGAAAGGATGAGCTGGGCCTTGGTGTGGCTGAGCTTGGCCTTCAAGTTGGTGGTGGCAATCTCAGTGTGTGATGGCCAGTTTCCGGCGATGTTTGTGATGGGGGATTCCTTGGTGGATAATGGGAACAATAACGGCTTAAGTTCATTGGCAAAATCCAATTATCCTCCCTATGGTATTGATTTTCAAGGGGGTCCAACGGGGAGGTTCACCAACGGTAAAAGCATCATTGATCTCCTTGGTACTCATTCTTCTCTACATAATCTCTCCTTTGTATGGTTTTTTAGTGATATTCAAACTCATTATTGTTGCGCTATCATGATAATTTCAGTGTCTCTTCCCTTTGTTAATAAAAgactacataaaataatatgaaatataagAAGTGGTTTATCTCCTGTTAAGAGTTAATTTATTTGgtatcttaaatttttaaaaaaattacaaatttgtgcATAAAAATGAGACCTCTAATGTTTCTCAACTTTGGGGTATTTACTATTTTGGTACTTCCAAAAAGTAATTTATAGACACTTATGCGTAAATGGAGAATATATTATGTTTTACTCGCGTTTATGGGTGGTAAATCTTACacaattcataaattttaaatgtaatttgataattatagtAAAAGAAATGATCTAATTTGCGAGTTTGATCACGAAAACCTTATATTTATTTCGATGTAATTAACCAATCCAAATGCTCTTAATTAAGATGTATGCATTCAAATAGCTGTCCCATTGTCATCCATATATCTACTAAAACCATTTTGCAGGGGATTTGCTAGGCCTTCCGCTTCTTCCAGCCTTCACCGTAACTTTCACCGGCCAACAAGATATTAGGGTCGGAGTAAACTATGCTTCAGCAGCAGCTGGGATCCTTGATGAAAGTGGCCTAAATCTAGTAATTTCTAATCCAATAAGTTCAAAGGTTGATTCTCTTTTCTCCCCTTTAAACGAAAGGAAATAATGACCATGCAGGGGGACAGGTTCAGCTTAAGGCAACAGGTAGAGAATTTCAAAACCACATTGAACCAGCTTAGAAACCAAATGGAGCAGGACACACTGAACCAATATTTGGCCAAGTCTTTAGTTGCCATCAACATCGGCAGCAATGACTACATCAATAATTATCTCATGCCCTCTATTTATTCCTCAAGCTCCACTTACACTCCCGAAGCTTTCGCTGAACATCTAATAAATGACTATGATGCTCAAATAATGGCACTATACAACTTGGGGCTCAGAAAATTTTGTTGGCGGCCATTGGACCACTCGGTTGCATTCCAAACCAGCTGGCCAAAGGCTTTGCGCCGCCGGGGAAGTGTGTGTCGGCTGTGAACGATATGGTGGAAATTTTCAACCGGCGGCTTAAGAATCTTGTTGATCAGTTGAATCATGGTAACTACACCGAGGCTATTTTTGTTTATGGCAATACATATGGAGCCTTCAATGACATATTGGGTAACCCGGCTACTTACGGTAAACATTAACTGTTTCTTTCTTCTTACACAAATTTGTTTAatcttatataaaaaatttagtttaattaaatcagatattattttaattattgcaGGATTTAAAGTGGTGGATAAAGGGTGTTGTGGGGTTGGAAGAAACAAAGGGCAAATAACGTGTCTTCCATTTTCAATCCCATGCACGAATAGGGATGAATACGTGTTTTGGGATGCTTACCATCCAACCCAAGCTTTCAATAAGATTATAGCTCAAAAGGCATATTCAGGCCCTCAATCTGCATGCTATCCCATCAATGTTAAGCAAATGGCTCAACTCTAGGGATTGTAATATCCCAGCTGCTTCAAACCaagagtttctttttttttttctttttttgggtgAATAAGGATAGTGTGGAATATGGAAATTTTGGTAAATGCTTGCTgcacaattttaaaaataattatagcaCTCCttgtaatattatataatatcaattttatattttttgatat
It includes:
- the LOC107923215 gene encoding LOW QUALITY PROTEIN: GDSL esterase/lipase At5g08460 (The sequence of the model RefSeq protein was modified relative to this genomic sequence to represent the inferred CDS: inserted 1 base in 1 codon), coding for MERMSWALVWLSLAFKLVVAISVCDGQFPAMFVMGDSLVDNGNNNGLSSLAKSNYPPYGIDFQGGPTGRFTNGKSIIDLLGDLLGLPLLPAFTVTFTGQQDIRVGVNYASAAAGILDESGLNLGDRFSLRQQVENFKTTLNQLRNQMEQDTLNQYLAKSLVAINIGSNDYINNYLMPSIYSSSSTYTPEAFAEHLINDYDAQIMALYNLGLRKFXLAAIGPLGCIPNQLAKGFAPPGKCVSAVNDMVEIFNRRLKNLVDQLNHGNYTEAIFVYGNTYGAFNDILGNPATYGFKVVDKGCCGVGRNKGQITCLPFSIPCTNRDEYVFWDAYHPTQAFNKIIAQKAYSGPQSACYPINVKQMAQL
- the LOC107924021 gene encoding chloride channel protein CLC-c isoform X1 — protein: MDQENKVANEEGDIECYYGKDMEDRIYSQPLLTKRHNTTSQIAIVGANACPVESLDYEIIENELFKQDWRSRRTIQIFQYVLLKWAFALIIGLGTGLVGIFNNIAVENISGFKLLMTTKLMLEHKYYKAFAALAGCNLALAAAAAALCAYIAPAAAGSGIPEVKAYLNGVDAHSILAPSTLFVKIFGSILCVSAGFVVGKEGPMVHTGACIASLIGQGGSRKYHLTWRWLKYFKNDRDRRDLITCGAAAGVASAFRAPVGGVLFALEEAASWWRSALLWRTFFTTAVVAIVLRAFIQLCSTGTCGLFGEGGLIMYDVSAAKVAYSVPDILAVILLGVIGGIFGSLYNYLVDKVLRTYSIINEKGPAVKILLVVTISLLTSICSYGLPWFATCIPCPIDTTESCPNTDLSGNYKSFQCPPNHYNDLASLFLNTNDDAIRNLLSTSTTKEFHISSLFIFFIAIYCLGVITYGIAIPSGLFIPVILAGAGYGRLIGRLFDPITKLDVGLFALLGAASFLGGTMRMTVSLCVILLELTNDLLLLPLVMLVLLISKTVGDMFNHGVYDQIVKLKGLPYMEAHAEPYMKHLVARDVVSGPLITFSGVEKVGNILHALKTTGHNGFPVIDEPPFADAPELCGLVLRSHLLVLLKGKIFSWDRVLSGDEVVRRISKFDFAKAGSGKGVKLEDLDIKDEEMDMYVDLHPITNTSPYTVVETMSLAKAAVLFRQLGLRHMCVVPKSQGRPPIVGILTRHDFLPEHILGLYPHIRLRK
- the LOC107924021 gene encoding chloride channel protein CLC-c isoform X2, which translates into the protein MTTKLMLEHKYYKAFAALAGCNLALAAAAAALCAYIAPAAAGSGIPEVKAYLNGVDAHSILAPSTLFVKIFGSILCVSAGFVVGKEGPMVHTGACIASLIGQGGSRKYHLTWRWLKYFKNDRDRRDLITCGAAAGVASAFRAPVGGVLFALEEAASWWRSALLWRTFFTTAVVAIVLRAFIQLCSTGTCGLFGEGGLIMYDVSAAKVAYSVPDILAVILLGVIGGIFGSLYNYLVDKVLRTYSIINEKGPAVKILLVVTISLLTSICSYGLPWFATCIPCPIDTTESCPNTDLSGNYKSFQCPPNHYNDLASLFLNTNDDAIRNLLSTSTTKEFHISSLFIFFIAIYCLGVITYGIAIPSGLFIPVILAGAGYGRLIGRLFDPITKLDVGLFALLGAASFLGGTMRMTVSLCVILLELTNDLLLLPLVMLVLLISKTVGDMFNHGVYDQIVKLKGLPYMEAHAEPYMKHLVARDVVSGPLITFSGVEKVGNILHALKTTGHNGFPVIDEPPFADAPELCGLVLRSHLLVLLKGKIFSWDRVLSGDEVVRRISKFDFAKAGSGKGVKLEDLDIKDEEMDMYVDLHPITNTSPYTVVETMSLAKAAVLFRQLGLRHMCVVPKSQGRPPIVGILTRHDFLPEHILGLYPHIRLRK